GATTCGTTCTCGAAGTCGTCCCAGTAGGCGCCGCTGCCTGTTGTTGTGTTAAAGAGCTTCGTCATCACATTTGGGATAGACAGAAAGGTATATGCATCGACTTTATAAGTCGATGCGCCAGATAATGCAGCTTTGCCATTCGGCGGCTGGAGAATATAAACATAATCCGATCCATCTAGGGTGGAATCATCACTAGGAAGGAGTGGTTGTGTATCAGACACATCGACAGAGTGGCTTGCACGATCATTAGCCAAGTAATGAGTGGGTGAGTATTCCCTTTCGCAGTAATAAAACACGCAATCGGTGAATGAAGGCTTCGGTGGAGACAGAGTTATGTTTTCTGGCATATACCAGATCTGAATGGACTGGTTTACCGCaacgaaagagaatattGGCTTTTCAATGCCAGTCATCGAGGTGCTGTTTTGTGGATAGGTGCCCCACTGATTCAACGTGACGAGGTTAGGGACTTGGTCAAGGGTTTGGGTAGAGGTCTTGTTATTTTCGGAGCCACTCGCGTCCGTAGATATTTCTAATCCATTTGAAAGCTTGTATCTGCAACTCGTATGGGGACCCTCCTGGGGTTGTATCGTAGGCTCTCCAAGAGATTGGATAAATTCCGATTTATGACACGTTTGATTCACTTTGCTAGTGATATCCTCGCAATGGCTGCAAATTCCAAGCGTGGTAAACCTCGGGAATCTACAATTCCCCGAGCTGCACTGTGGCGCAAGAGGACTGTTCGTTTGTGCTAAGCCACTGAGAATAGAACTCAGCATCGATGGTGCGAGGGAGCCAGAAACTTCGTTGTTGTACAGTTTCTGCTGATACACATATTTATGCGCAGCTTGAATCGATGCAGTCTCGTTGAATCCCTGAACTGTATGTGAGGGGAATGCCAATATCTGCTGCGCGAATGGATCTATCGCAACTGCCAGCACCGTCATGAATGCAGCGGCTAGAGTCAAAGCATCCATTCTGAGTTGTGGGAGGCCTATCCAGAGAAGTTCCAACGCGCCCCAGGGCCCACGACTCGCCTGGTCAATGGCTTGCATATCATACAGTGGTACGGAATTGCGATACCGATTCCATTTGAGCTGGCTGAGACATCCTGATACCGGGACAAGGAGCGCGGCTTTAGAAATAGTGACAATAATAGATAAAACTGTATTAGGTGAAGCCGTATGTTGCCAATCCGCGTATAGAGTGCCGTTAATCCTGAAGAGAAAGCCTATCAAGAGGCCAAGACCAATAACACTTAGagtagcagctgcagcttccCACTTCCAAGACTCCTTCCAGCCATGTcccatttttcctttctcagccTTGGTCGGTTTGGTGAGGCCACGTTGGACCTTGTCCGAAGCGGGTTCTGAAGAGGGAGGTGCCATATTGCCGGTGTGCGGATCGGTTGATGTTTGTGTTTCAATCTGTTGGGATATCGCCGAACCACCCTTCGCTCTTGCATGACGTCTTCCCCACATAAAACCAACTTCCGGCATTGTTATTTCTTGGAGGGCCGAAGGGACTCCAGCTCCTACTCCGACAGTGATCTTAAATGATTATGCGTCGTCAGCCTTTTCTTGTCAcgttggcggtggtggttgaACTAGGCGAGTTGAAGCTAATGAGAGTTGAATTTAAGGGCCTCCCACCAGTCTAGCGAACAATCGCAGCAATCTCTGCTGCCTGATCCGCGAGGGCAAAGAATCACCTGGTTGTGTCCGGTATAttgttcctccttcctcAAAGTACACTGGAGTTAGTATAATATTCAGGATTTGTTACCCCTTATGGTTGACACAGGCCCCgtcaagaagagaaaggagggTATCAATTCTCCCCTTGCGTGCTTACCGCTGCACCACATAGAGCTTTGCTCAAGCACTTTGGACTATTCCAGGACTGGTCGGGGCAACAGCCTCGCGAGAAAGAATTGTGGCGTATAGAACGGCCatgtgtactccgtactatcGTTGCAATCAGGAATGTTCCAGCCAGTTACCAGCCTGTGGCATAAAGGGAGAGAGCACGTCAAGAAAGAATTCTGGAAATAACACAGCCCCCGCCCCCAACGTAATGAAGATCTTCTAAAGGACCTTCCCACCCTTAACCCTAGTTCAACTTTAGTACTTCCAATCAGATGACAACAAAGGTTGACCCATTCTTGGCAGCGAGGCTGAATTGTGTGACTCCCACTTCAGCCTCCGACCCTGATGAGGGATCTGCAAAGCATTTTCCCGTTGAACTCGCATTTCCTTCCCAATCCAGTTCGGATTAATAATATACGCCTTACACCGCCGACCGGGCATTGGGGTTGGGCTTGGTCAACACTACTTCTAACATTGTAATTGAATATTATCTCAGGTTTAAAGCTGTCTGCCCCCAAAGTATACTATCTGTTGGATGCGTTACTTACAAGGCACATCTTCTCATATTCTGGGAGCGCCCAATTCACCATCCAACTAAACTGTAATACATCCTGTGCGGTCGGTCGCGCTTCAGGTTTGAAAGAAAGCATGGACTTGCAGCATATCGATTACagcaatcttctcctccagGTCAAATTCGGTGATACCAGCCTTTTGTCGTGGAAGCT
This window of the Aspergillus oryzae RIB40 DNA, chromosome 8 genome carries:
- a CDS encoding DUF3176 domain-containing protein (predicted protein); translation: MPEVGFMWGRRHARAKGGSAISQQIETQTSTDPHTGNMAPPSSEPASDKVQRGLTKPTKAEKGKMGHGWKESWKWEAAAATLSVIGLGLLIGFLFRINGTLYADWQHTASPNTVLSIIVTISKAALLVPVSGCLSQLKWNRYRNSVPLYDMQAIDQASRGPWGALELLWIGLPQLRMDALTLAAAFMTVLAVAIDPFAQQILAFPSHTVQGFNETASIQAAHKYVYQQKLYNNEVSGSLAPSMLSSILSGLAQTNSPLAPQCSSGNCRFPRFTTLGICSHCEDITSKVNQTCHKSEFIQSLGEPTIQPQEGPHTSCRYKLSNGLEISTDASGSENNKTSTQTLDQVPNLVTLNQWGTYPQNSTSMTGIEKPIFSFVAVNQSIQIWYMPENITLSPPKPSFTDCVFYYCEREYSPTHYLANDRASHSVDVSDTQPLLPSDDSTLDGSDYVYILQPPNGKAALSGASTYKVDAYTFLSIPNVMTKLFNTTTGSGAYWDDFENESTGLNLGPILREADLSQLLQSVSASMTDTMRANPETINVPGQAFRVETFIHVRWPWIILLVCAVLGSLALLLGTATVSKRQHAKLWKASIIPLMTSRLDLLHENEIAGLDNMEDIHRMSKKANVRMDRDGGQLVFTEKQ